One Choloepus didactylus isolate mChoDid1 chromosome 8, mChoDid1.pri, whole genome shotgun sequence DNA window includes the following coding sequences:
- the LOC119542795 gene encoding olfactory receptor 8S1-like, translating into MALRNHSTVTEFILMGLSDDPHIEALLFVLFLVIYLLTLMGNLMLLLVIRADSHLHTPMYFFLSNLSFLDLCFSSVTVPKLLVDLLSEKKTISVEGCLAQVFFVFITAGTEACLLSVMAYDRYAAICHPLLYGQVMIHELCVRLVLVSWSLASLNAFIIVLLAINLDFCENQTIHHYTCELPALFPLSCSDTSFSNNILLICSLLHGLGTFLPIFFSYARIIATILSISSTTGRSKAFSTCSSHLIAVILFFGSGFLCYLLPPSGSFLDLLLSLQYSMVTPILNPLIYSLKNKEVKAAVKRTLEKYLIF; encoded by the coding sequence ATGGCCTTGAGGAACCACAGCACAGTCACCGAGTTTATTCTCATGGGGCTGTCTGACGACCCCCACATCGAGGCCCTGCTCTTCGTGCTCTTCCTGGTGATTTACCTCCTGACCCTGATGGGGAACCTGATGCTGCTGCTGGTGATCAGAGCTgattcccacctccacacccccatgtacttcttcctgagTAATCTATCATTCCTGGACCTCTGCTTCTCCTCTGTCACGGTGCCCAAGCTGCTGGTGGACCTCCTGTCTGAAAAGAAAACTATCTCGGTAGAGGGCTGCCTGGCCCAGGTCTTCTTTGTGTTCATCACTGCAGGGACTGAAGCCTGTCTGCTCtcagtgatggcctatgaccgctatgctGCCATCTGCCATCCGCTACTCTACGGGCAGGTGATGATCCACGAGCTCTGTGTGAGGCTGGTGTTGGTCTCGTGGAGCCTGGCCAGTCTCAATGCATTCATTATTGTGCTGTTGGCTATTAACCTGGACTTCTGTGAGAACCAAACCATACACCACTATACTTGTGAGCTGCCTGCTCTCTTTCCCCTGTCTTGCTCTGATACATCCTTCAGTAACAATATCCTGCTCATCTGCAGCTTACTGCATGGGCTTGGAACCTTTCTACCCATCTTCTTCTCCTATGCTCGTATTATCGCTACCATCCTGAGCATCAGCTCCACCACAGGGAGAAgcaaggccttctccacctgctcctcccacctcatTGCAGTGATCCTATTCTTTGGCTCAGGTTTCCTTTGTTATCTCTTGCCCCCTTCTGGTTCCTTCCTGGATTTGCTCTTGTCCTTGCAGTATAGTATGGTCACACCCATTCTGAATCCACTCATCTACAGCCTGAAGAACAAGGAAGTAAAGGCAGCTGTGAAAAGGACATTGGAGAAATATCTGATATTTTAG